One window from the genome of Cryptomeria japonica chromosome 6, Sugi_1.0, whole genome shotgun sequence encodes:
- the LOC131060709 gene encoding uncharacterized protein LOC131060709: MVLMRTRMGLSTIYCGPKKKKVQVIQPDGKHRHVCPPMTARALLLQYSQQYCVRHVSGSILAMDDELEGGNTYLLSPLPRLFPSSPGDGNSANLKRAKSWKPSLQVIAENNAPVRRSVDKQNKDFVKPAPGKPQYRVHQNTWHLESPICMPYVGPTGFMF, from the exons ATGGTATTGATGAGAACAAGAATGGGTTTGAGCACGATTTACTGCGGCCCCAAGAAGAAGAAGGTACAGGTGATCCAGCCCGATGGTAAGCACCGCCATGTCTGCCCTCCCATGACGGCACGCGCCCTTCTTCTGCAATATTCGCAGCAGTATTGTGTCCGGCACGTCTCGGGTTCGATTCTCGCCATGGACGACGAATTGGAAGGCGGAAATACCTATTTGCTTTCGCCGCTGCCCAGGCTTTTTCCTTCTTCTCCAGGCGATGGAAATTCTGCAAATCTGAAGCGCGCTAAGTCATGGAAACCCTCGCTGCAGGTCATTGCGGAGAATAATGCGCCTGTTCGCCGTTCCGTCGATAAACAGAACAAAGATTTTGTAAAGCCGGCCCCTGGAAAACCCCAATACAGGGTACATCAGAACACATG GCATCTGGAATCCCCGATTTGTATGCCGTATGTCGGACCTACTGGCTTTATGTTCTGA